In a single window of the Silurus meridionalis isolate SWU-2019-XX chromosome 8, ASM1480568v1, whole genome shotgun sequence genome:
- the gch1 gene encoding GTP cyclohydrolase 1 — protein sequence MMESPKPSARASEASSSNDTAVNGLLDGMEKMPKWNGAPKETPKGEKPNSKSIPRAPCSSVMESWKEERTRSLEDNEISLPSIVAAYTTILRGLGEDPQRQGLLKTPYRAATAMQFFTKGYQEKIIDVLNDAIFDEDHDEMVIVKDIDMFSMCEHHLVPIFGRVHIGYLPNKRVLGLSKLARIVEIYSRRLQVQERLTKQIAIAITEALQPSGVGVVVEATHMCMVMRGVQKMNSKTVTSTMLGVFREDPKTRDEFLALIRS from the exons ATGATGGAGTCCCCCAAACCGAGTGCGAGAGCAAGCGAAGCCTCCTCAAGCAACGATACAGCCGTGAACGGTCTTCTGGATGGGATGGAGAAGATGCCCAAGTGGAACGGAGCACCCAAAGAGACGCCCAAAGGTGAGAAACCCAATAGCAAGAGCATCCCCCGTGCTCCATGTTCGTCTGTGATGGAGAGCTGGAAGGAAGAGCGCACCAGGAGTCTGGAGGATAACGAGATAAGCCTGCCGAGCATCGTGGCTGCGTACACCACCATCCTCAGGGGTCTGGGAGAAGATCCGCAGAGACAAGGCCTTCTGAAGACGCCTTACCGAGCGGCCACGGCCATGCAGTTCTTCACCAAGGGATATCAAGAGAAAATCATAG ATGTTCTGAACGATGCCATATTCGACGAAGACCACGACGAGATGGTGATCGTGAAGGACATTGACATGTTCTCCATGTGCGAGCACCACCTCGTCCCTATCTTCGGCAGA GTCCACATAGGATACCTTCCTAACAAGAGGGTGCTCGGCCTCAGCAAACTGGCAAG GATTGTTGAGATCTACAGCAGAAGATTGCAAG TCCAGGAACGTCTTACTAAACAAATCGCCATCGCCATCACCGAAGCCCTGCAGCCATCCGGAGTCGGAGTGGTCGTCGAGGCAAC TCACATGTGTATGGTGATGCGAGGTGTCCAGAAGATGAACAGTAAAACAGTGACGAGCACCATGCTGGGCGTTTTCCGCGAGGACCCCAAAACCAGAGATGAGTTCCTCGCGTTGATCCGGAGCTGA